A genome region from Cucurbita pepo subsp. pepo cultivar mu-cu-16 chromosome LG02, ASM280686v2, whole genome shotgun sequence includes the following:
- the LOC111787707 gene encoding protein LURP-one-related 5-like produces the protein MKVSSIDDSKFFHKGVGIASSTATTTTTHLTVMKTSLFFAGDGFTVYDCYGRLVFRVDSYGPDSRYKDELVLMDPHGRCLFTLRRKRPSLHQRWEGYLHERINGQRPIFGVRRSSVIGRSSVTVEMYRNSSEEYQIEGSFGQRLCKILNAKKETVAEIKRKVDASTNVLLGKDVFSLCVKPGFNGAFAMALVLVLDRINGDDGLYSSSEPNRTLN, from the exons ATGAAGGTTTCTTCCATTGATGACTCTAAGTTTTTCCATAAAGGTGTCGGCATCGCCTcctccaccgccaccaccacTACCACCCATCTCACTGtcatgaaaacctctctcttcTTCGCCGGAGATGGATTTACCGTTTACGATTGCTATGGTAGACTCGTCTTTCGAGTCGATTCATACGGCCCTGATTCTCGTTACAAAGATGAGCTCGTTCTAATGGACCCTCATGGACGATGCCTCTTCACCCTCCGCCGCAAG AGGCCGAGTTTGCATCAACGGTGGGAAGGGTATCTCCATGAGAGAATCAACGGTCAAAGACCGATCTTCGGAGTGCGGCGGTCGTCGGTCATAGGAAGGTCGAGTGTCACGGTGGAGATGTACAGAAATTCCAGCGAGGAGTATCAAATCGAGGGGTCTTTTGGGCAACGTTTATGCAAAATTTTGAACGCGAAGAAAGAGACAGTGGCTGAGATTAAGAGGAAAGTTGATGCTTCCACCAACGTGTTGCTTGGAAAAGatgttttttctctctgtGTGAAGCCTGGTTTTAATGGAGCTTTTGCCATGGCCTTGGTGCTTGTTCTTGATCGGATCAACGGTGATGATGGACTTTATTCTAGCAGCGAACCAAATCGAACCCTTAATTGA
- the LOC111789369 gene encoding methyl-CpG-binding domain-containing protein 11-like: MENKEEAMLIMEDEAQTKSREGVAAMDEVISVELPAPPAWKKLFIPKRAGTPRKSEIVFIAPTGEEIGNRKLLEQYLKLHPGSPAISEFDWSTGEAPRRSVRISEKVKETPPKEEPAKKRSRKSSGSKKDMKEEADAVPKVPEEVEMKDAEGNDKAGAYVGEAENGQTEHQEMAPEAKEGEKQVLKGSSEVDVNSEFVGKDETDKNGGETDGRGYIQEAEKQGNDVAETVSPNEHTVATEVNQSEKETDQENNNPDKDDNDDNDPGNVVVLQAKGVVEEEKQNDLNEAAAPEDNEAKCNHDVSTNGAAHAEDRTIEDNNLAKENGKL, from the exons atggagaaCAAAGAGGAAGCCATGCTGATAATGGAAGATGAAGCTCAAACTAAGAGTAGAGAAGGAGTAGCAGCCATGGATGAAGTCATTTCTGTGGAGCTTCCTGCCCCACCTGCTTGGAAGAAActg TTCATACCCAAGAGGGCAGGTACACCAAGAAAGAGTGAGATTGTATTCATTGCTCCAACTGGTGAAGAAATTGGTAACAGGAAACTGCTGGAGCAGTACCTAAAATTGCATCCTGGTAGTCCTGCAATATCGGAGTTCGATTGGAGCACGGGTGAGGCGCCTAGAAGATCAGTAAGGATTAGTGAGAAGGTTAAGGAAACTCCGCCTAAAGAGGAGCCTGCGAAGAAACGGAGCCGAAAATCCTCCGGTTCGAAGAAAGACATGAAGGAGGAAGCTGATGCAGTTCCTAAAGTTCCTGAAGAAGTTGAAATGAAAGATGCAGAGGGGAATGACAAGGCGGGTGCATATGTTGGTGAAGCTGAAAATGGTCAAACAGAACACCAGGAGATGGCTCCTGAGGCGAAAGAAGGTGAAAAACAAGTTCTCAAGGGAAGTTCCGAGGTCGATGTTAACTCTGAATTTGTCGGTAAAGACGAAACGGATAAGAATGGTGGTGAAACCGACGGTCGAGGTTACATTCAAGAAGCTGAAAAGCAAGGAAATGATGTAGCAGAAACAGTCTCACCTAATGAGCATACTGTTGCTACTGAGGTTAACCAATCTGAAAAAGAGACAGACCAAGAAAACAACAATCCCGACAAGGATGACAACGATGACAACGATCCTGGCAATGTCGTTGTTCTACAAGCGAAAGGAGTCGTCGaggaagagaaacaaaatgatcTGAATGAAGCAGCAGCACCAGAAGACAATGAAGCTAAGTGTAATCACGACGTTTCAACAAATGGTGCAGCTCATGCCGAGGACCGAACCATCGAAGACAATAACTTGGCGAAAGAAAACGGGAAGCTTTAG
- the LOC111787507 gene encoding G-type lectin S-receptor-like serine/threonine-protein kinase SD2-5, with protein sequence MGLFKIASFFFFFVFLIQSHIDIVKSQEIDKLNPGFKASASELNHTNGVFLLSKASIFALGFYTGANDGTFSLGITHILSSRVIWTANRDFPVNDSALFVFDETGDAYLDQFGPNSAPIWSTETARHGVVSMQLLDSGNLVLRSKNGSFVWQSFHFPTNTLLPGQVFWEGMKLESYSNDNNLSSFLEFKQGDLVLSAGYQNPQVYWALSNDGRKIKRAAAGSGSGNGGDGYVLFAIMESNSWNFFGKNGELLWGFKFFWQSNWKDRWVSVLNTDGSIAFHNLESGKSAPPEPIRIPAESCGVPEPCDPLFICYFDNRCQCASTILDDKFNCKFPSISCNGRSNATELLYLGKNLDYFALRFSIPALNSDLNNCKAACASNCSCNVMFFEPNSGDCFFFDEIGSLQRSDEGSNGYISYMKIELPINSNNNETTPTPTPNRRKHIVLMSILIAAMALSFMGLLCFLFYRRKVKELLSSIEDATEEDKFLEEVSSGPMRFSYRQLRRATRNFSTKIGHGGFGSVYLGELGDGTRLAVKKLEKIGQGGREFRAEVSLIGGIHHVNLVKLKGFCSENLHRLLVYEYMSNGSLDKWIFNGKEDGFLDWETRFNIALGTARALAYLHQECESKIIHCDIKPENVLLDDNFTPKLSDFGMAKLVNREQSNIFTQLRGTRGYMAPEWITNLAISDKSDVYSYGMVLLEIVANRKCYDADQSPESAHLPSYAARMVAEKKGRWVLDPRVAATVTEEDWRVEAVVEVAVWCVQEEASFRPPMRKVVQMLEGVCPVPRPPSAAEMGRSFSWSSGGGGTVMSLGLNGCFSEVRLSDVRLSGPR encoded by the exons ATGGGTTTATTCAAAATCGcaagtttcttcttcttcttcgtttttctGATTCAATCCCACATCGACATTGTCAAATCCCAAGAGATTGACAAGCTCAATCCAGGCTTCAAAGCTTCTGCATCAGAATTAAACCACACAAATGGAGTTTTTCTGTTGTCCAAAGCCTCCATTTTTGCTCTCGGCTTCTACACCGGTGCCAACGACGGCACATTCTCACTCGGAATTACTCACATTCTCAGTTCCAGAGTGATCTGGACGGCGAACAGAGATTTTCCGGTCAACGACTCTGCTCTGTTCGTGTTTGATGAAACAGGGGATGCTTATTTGGATCAATTTGGCCCGAATTCGGCTCCAATTTGGTCGACTGAGACGGCCCGACACGGCGTTGTTTCAATGCAGCTTTTGGATTCTGGAAATTTGGTTTTGAGAAGCAAAAATGGAAGCTTCGTTTGGCAGAGCTTCCATTTTCCCACCAATACTCTTTTGCCCGGCCAGGTTTTCTGGGAAGGAATGAAGCTTGAAAGTTACTCAAATGACAATAATCTCTCGagttttttggaatttaaacAAGGAGATTTGGTTCTGTCTGCGGGTTATCAGAATCCTCAAGTCTATTGGGCTCTGTCGAATGATGGCCGGAAAATAAAGCGAGCCGCCGCCGGTTCTGGCAGCGGAAACGGCGGAGATGGGTATGTTCTGTTTGCCATTATGGAGTCAAATTCTTGGAATTTCTTCGGCAAGAATGGGGAGTTGTTATGGGGATTCAAATTTTTCTGGCAATCGAATTGGAAAGACAGATGGGTCTCTGTTTTAAACACCGATGGATCGATTGCTTTTCACAATTTGGAGAGCGGAAAATCAGCTCCGCCGGAGCCCATTCGAATTCCGGCTGAAAGTTGCGGCGTTCCGGAGCCTTGTGATCCTCTTTTCATCTGTTACTTCGACAACCGATGCCAGTGTGCTTCCACGATTCTCGACGATAAATTCAACTGTAAATTCCCTTCAATCTCTTGCAATGGCAGATCCAATGCCACCGAGCTTCTGTATTTGGGGAAAAACCTTGATTATTTCGCTCTCCGTTTCTCCATTCCTGCGCTGAACTCCGATTTGAACAATTGCAAAGCAGCCTGCGCCAGTAATTGCTCTTGCAATGTGATGTTCTTCGAACCAAATTCAGGGGATTGCTTCTTCTTCGACGAGATCGGAAGTTTACAGCGATCCGACGAGGGCTCCAATGGGTACATTTCGTATATGAAAATAGAGCTCCCCATCAACAGCAACAATAACGAAACAACGCCTACGCCAACTCCAAACAGAAGAAAGCACATCGTTCTCATGAGTATTCTTATAGCTGCAATGGCTCTGTCTTTCATGGggttgctctgttttttgttttaccGGCGGAAAGTGAAGGAATTGTTAAGCTCCATTGAAGATGCAACAGAGGAAGACAAGTTTCTCGAGGAGGTTTCCAGCGGGCCGATGCGATTCAGCTACCGACAGCTCCGGCGAGCGACAAGGAATTTCTCGACGAAGATCGGGCACGGGGGTTTCGGGTCGGTTTATTTGGGGGAGCTCGGAGATGGGACGAGATTGGCAGTGAAGAAACTGGAGAAAATTGGGCAAGGAGGGAGAGAATTCAGAGCAGAGGTGAGTTTGATCGGCGGGATCCACCATGTGAATCTGGTGAAGCTCAAAGGGTTCTGTTCTGAAAATCTTCACAGGCTTCTGGTTTACGAGTATATGAGCAATGGATCATTGGATAAGTGGATTTTTAATGGGAAAGAAGATGGGTTTTTGGATTGGGAAACAAGATTCAACATTGCATTGG GTACGGCGAGGGCTTTGGCGTATCTTCACCAAGAATGCGAATCAAAGATAATCCATTGCGATATAAAGCCCGAAAACGTCCTCCTCGACGACAATTTCACGCCAAAGCTCTCCGATTTCGGCATGGCGAAACTTGTTAACAGAGAACAGAGCAATATCTTCACTCAGCTTCGAGGAACTAGAGGCTACATGGCGCCGGAGTGGATCACGAACCTCGCCATATCCGATAAGAGCGATGTCTACAGCTATGGCATGGTTCTTCTCGAGATTGTTGCCAACAGGAAGTGCTACGACGCCGATCAGTCTCCGGAGAGCGCGCATTTACCGTCGTATGCGGCGAGGATGGTGGCGGAGAAGAAGGGTAGGTGGGTGTTGGACCCGAGAGTGGCAGCGACGGTGACGGAGGAGGACTGGCGAGTCGAGGCGGTGGTGGAGGTGGCGGTATGGTGCGTTCAGGAGGAGGCGAGTTTCCGGCCGCCAATGAGGAAGGTGGTGCAGATGCTGGAAGGGGTTTGTCCGGTGCCGAGGCCGCCGAGTGCGGCGGAGATGGGGCGGAGTTTTTCCTGGAGTAGTGGTGGAGGAGGGACGGTAATGTCGTTGGGATTAAATGGGTGTTTTAGTGAAGTGAGATTGTCCGATGTTCGATTGTCGGGACCCAGATGA
- the LOC111789350 gene encoding EPIDERMAL PATTERNING FACTOR-like protein 8 has product MASPSNLLKLVIAVAVAAVFSLLLPLPALSAPAAGGGESLWKKMVLGSKPPRCIGKCLNCRPCTASLVVPEHRERKGFEADLNRREEDDSYYLLHWKCKCGNKLYQP; this is encoded by the exons ATGGCTTCCCCAAGCAATCTTCTGAAACTCGTCATCGCCGTTGCTGTGGCGGCTGTCTTCTCCCTCTTGCTTCCTCTTCCTGCATTATCAG CTCCGGCAGCGGGGGGCGGCGAGAGTTTGTGGAAGAAGATGGTGTTGGGATCGAAGCCGCCAAGATGCATAGGAAAGTGCTTGAATTGCCGGCCGTGTACGGCGTCGCTGGTGGTGCCGGAGCACCGTGAAAGGAAGGGGTTTGAAGCTGATTTGAATCGTAGAGAAGAGGATGATAGCTATTATCTGTTGCATTGGAAATGTAAATGTGGGAATAAGCTTTATCAGCCATGA
- the LOC111789349 gene encoding uncharacterized protein LOC111789349 isoform X1: MDNSANQSRGGDSSIKTEQLQEDSSKANTPAFVNHGLLLWNQNRQQWLLKKKANRKEQLIREPKLSTHCLCMPKSFWLCSWNATYDSLLGSNKPFPQPIPLGEMVDFLVDIWEQEGLYD; the protein is encoded by the exons ATGGACAACAGTGCTAACCAGTCACGGGGTGGTGATTCATCAATTAAAACCGAACAATTACAAGAGGATTCTAGCAAAGCTAACACTCCTGCATTTGTAAATCATG gtcttcttctctggaatcAAAATAGGCAGCAATGGCTGCTGAAAAAAAAGGCCAACCGTAAAGAACAATTGATTCGAGAACCCAAATTGAG CACTCATTGTCTCTGCATGCCTAAATCCTTCTGGCTTTGCAGTTGGAATGCAACGTACGACAGTTTGTTGGGAAGTAACAAGCCATTCCCACAGCCTATACCGCTTGGT GAAATGGTCGATTTTCTCGTGGACATATGGGAGCAAGAGGGGCTGTATGATTGA
- the LOC111789349 gene encoding uncharacterized protein LOC111789349 isoform X2 encodes MDNSANQSRGGDSSIKTEQLQEDSSKANTPAFVNHGLLLWNQNRQQWLLKKKANRKEQLIREPKLSWNATYDSLLGSNKPFPQPIPLGEMVDFLVDIWEQEGLYD; translated from the exons ATGGACAACAGTGCTAACCAGTCACGGGGTGGTGATTCATCAATTAAAACCGAACAATTACAAGAGGATTCTAGCAAAGCTAACACTCCTGCATTTGTAAATCATG gtcttcttctctggaatcAAAATAGGCAGCAATGGCTGCTGAAAAAAAAGGCCAACCGTAAAGAACAATTGATTCGAGAACCCAAATTGAG TTGGAATGCAACGTACGACAGTTTGTTGGGAAGTAACAAGCCATTCCCACAGCCTATACCGCTTGGT GAAATGGTCGATTTTCTCGTGGACATATGGGAGCAAGAGGGGCTGTATGATTGA
- the LOC111789004 gene encoding uncharacterized protein LOC111789004: MSSILSSQGLVIATAMVVSSTALFLAFSKHHKITPTPSKSLLRSCLSSDDKKREKNKNKNKKKGKKVRFAEDVKEPRGNGEEYRKEHDEKMALAERRRRTTTTTTRSCKNQTPANQLALYNGILKQRSQRIQCSF, translated from the exons ATGTCTTCCATTCTGAGCTCTCAAGGTCTCGTCATTGCCACTGCCATGGTCGTCTCCTCCACTGCTCTGTTTCTCGCCTTCTCTAAGCACCACAAGATCACTCCAACCCCCTCCAAATCCCTTCTACGTTCTTGCTTATCTTCTG ATGATAAAAAGagggagaagaacaagaacaagaacaagaagaaggggaagaaggTGAGATTTGCAGAGGATGTGAAGGAGCCAAGAGGAAACGGAGAGGAGTACAGGAAAGAGCACGATGAGAAGATGGCTCTGgcggaaagaagaagaagaacaacaacaacaacaacaaggaGCTGCAAAAATCAAACTCCTGCAAATCAACTTGCTTTGTACAATGGAATTCTTAAACAACGATCGCAGAGGATCCAATGTTCATTTTAA